A single genomic interval of Streptomyces sp. 1222.5 harbors:
- the pcaG gene encoding protocatechuate 3,4-dioxygenase subunit alpha: MTQIDTSGPEHVLPTPSHTVGPFYGYALPFRGGEEIAPAGHPDTVTVHGYVLDGAGRPLPDAFVEVWGACPDGTVPRADGALRRDPATGGHLGRNGVEFTGWGRAQTDASGHWYARTLRPGARGGGAPYLSVCVFARGLLTHLFTRIYLPGDESALAADPLLTRVGERRGTLIASEEAAGTHRFDIRLQGEGETVFLEFR; the protein is encoded by the coding sequence ATGACGCAGATCGACACGAGCGGCCCGGAGCACGTGCTGCCCACACCGTCCCACACGGTCGGTCCGTTCTACGGCTACGCGCTGCCGTTCCGCGGCGGCGAGGAGATCGCGCCGGCCGGCCACCCGGACACCGTCACCGTGCACGGGTACGTCCTCGACGGCGCGGGCCGGCCGCTGCCGGACGCCTTCGTCGAGGTGTGGGGTGCGTGCCCCGACGGCACGGTCCCCCGGGCGGACGGCGCCCTCCGGCGCGATCCGGCGACCGGCGGCCATCTGGGCCGCAACGGCGTGGAGTTCACCGGCTGGGGCCGCGCCCAGACCGACGCGAGCGGCCACTGGTACGCCCGTACGCTGCGGCCGGGCGCCCGCGGCGGCGGCGCGCCGTACCTGAGCGTCTGCGTCTTCGCGCGGGGCCTGCTCACGCATCTGTTCACCCGGATCTACCTGCCGGGCGACGAGTCCGCGCTGGCCGCCGACCCGCTGCTCACCCGGGTGGGCGAGCGCCGCGGCACGCTGATCGCGAGCGAGGAGGCGGCGGGGACCCACCGCTTCGACATCCGCCTCCAGGGCGAGGGCGAGACGGTCTTCCTGGAGTTCCGGTGA
- the pcaB gene encoding 3-carboxy-cis,cis-muconate cycloisomerase: protein MTAASPAPDDDGTGLLGPGWAGAPAARTTGDTAYLRALLDAEAALTRAQAALGLAPAEAAAAVTEAADPARFDIHSLAARARAGGNPVIPLVADLTRAVGEPYGPYVHRGATSQDIMDTAAMLVAARTLEPVLADLARTERALSRLAGAHRDTPMPGRTLTQHAVPTTFGLKAAGWRSLVLDARDRIVPVRQALPAQLGGAAGTLAAFRAYGAPDATALTEAYAREVGLAAAPLPWHALRTPVADLAGCLAFTAGALGKLAEDVLTLSRTETGEVAEGDGGGSSAMPHKANPVRATLLASAARRAPQLAATLYGSLAAGDERPAGAWHAEWEPLRELLRLTGGAARDAAELAEGLRVDPAAMRRDLDLTRGLIVSERLSAVLAPRLGRARAKDLLTELARRSHAEERPLGELLADEAELKDLDMPELTDPAGYTGFAGDLTDRALERR, encoded by the coding sequence GTGACAGCGGCGTCCCCGGCCCCCGACGACGACGGCACCGGCCTGCTCGGCCCCGGGTGGGCCGGCGCCCCGGCGGCCCGCACGACGGGCGACACCGCCTACCTGCGGGCCCTGCTCGACGCCGAGGCCGCCCTGACCCGCGCCCAGGCCGCACTGGGCCTCGCCCCCGCCGAGGCCGCCGCCGCGGTGACCGAGGCCGCCGACCCGGCCCGCTTCGACATCCACTCCCTCGCCGCACGCGCCCGCGCCGGCGGCAACCCGGTCATCCCGCTCGTCGCCGACCTCACCCGGGCGGTGGGCGAACCCTACGGCCCCTACGTGCACCGGGGCGCGACGAGCCAGGACATCATGGACACCGCCGCCATGCTGGTCGCCGCGCGCACCCTGGAGCCGGTCCTCGCCGACCTCGCCCGGACCGAACGCGCCCTCTCCCGACTGGCCGGCGCCCACCGCGACACGCCGATGCCGGGGCGTACGCTCACCCAGCACGCGGTGCCGACGACGTTCGGCCTGAAAGCGGCCGGCTGGCGCTCTCTGGTCCTGGACGCGCGCGACCGGATCGTCCCGGTACGGCAGGCGCTGCCCGCGCAACTCGGCGGCGCCGCCGGCACACTGGCCGCCTTCCGGGCGTACGGCGCCCCGGACGCGACCGCGCTGACCGAGGCGTACGCCCGTGAAGTGGGCCTGGCCGCGGCACCGTTGCCCTGGCACGCGCTGCGCACACCGGTCGCCGACCTGGCCGGCTGCCTCGCGTTCACGGCGGGCGCGCTGGGCAAGCTCGCCGAGGACGTACTGACCCTGTCGCGCACCGAGACCGGCGAGGTCGCCGAGGGTGACGGCGGCGGCTCGTCGGCCATGCCGCACAAGGCCAACCCGGTGCGCGCCACCCTTCTCGCCTCCGCCGCCCGCCGGGCCCCGCAACTCGCGGCCACTCTGTACGGCTCCCTCGCCGCCGGGGACGAGCGGCCGGCCGGGGCCTGGCACGCCGAGTGGGAGCCACTGCGCGAGCTGCTCCGGCTGACCGGCGGCGCGGCCCGCGACGCGGCCGAACTCGCCGAGGGGCTGCGGGTGGACCCCGCGGCCATGCGGCGCGATCTGGACCTCACCCGGGGTCTGATCGTCTCCGAGCGCCTGTCCGCCGTCCTCGCCCCCCGCCTCGGCCGCGCCCGGGCCAAGGACCTGCTCACCGAGCTCGCCCGCCGGTCCCACGCGGAAGAGCGCCCTCTGGGCGAACTCCTGGCCGACGAAGCCGAGTTGAAAGACCTGGACATGCCCGAGCTGACGGACCCCGCCGGCTACACCGGCTTCGCCGGCGATCTCACCGACCGTGCCCTGGAGCGACGTTGA
- the pcaD gene encoding 3-oxoadipate enol-lactonase, translating to MTVKLLNHLTEGPASAPPLLLGPSLGTSLALWDGVAPELSAGHRVVRWDLPGHGGSAADLIGPGATVGDLAALVLDLADTLGIDRFAYAGVSLGGAVGLHLAVHHPERLISLAVLCSSAHFGGEAPWRERAERVRREGLGWLVESADARWFTAGYSDPRLVRDHRAADPEAYAACCDALAAFDLRDRLAGITVPTLAVAGREDPATPPAHLREIADAVPAATLVELPRASHLAPAQCPRAVLTALRTQLDGPPASGMFVRREVLGDAHVDRAQARQTPFTARFQDFISRYAWGEIWTDPTLSRRERSMVTLTALVAHGHHDELALHVRAARRNGLTPDEIGAVLLQSAVYCGVPAANSAFAVAQRVLAEEERGEG from the coding sequence TTGACCGTGAAACTCCTCAACCACCTGACGGAAGGCCCCGCCTCCGCTCCCCCGCTGCTGCTCGGACCCTCGCTCGGCACCTCCCTGGCCCTGTGGGACGGGGTGGCGCCCGAACTGTCCGCCGGACACCGGGTGGTGCGCTGGGACCTGCCGGGTCACGGCGGTTCGGCCGCGGACCTGATCGGGCCCGGCGCGACCGTCGGCGACCTCGCCGCGCTGGTGCTGGACCTGGCCGACACGCTCGGCATCGACCGGTTCGCCTACGCGGGCGTCTCCCTCGGCGGTGCGGTCGGCCTGCACCTGGCCGTGCACCACCCCGAGCGGCTGATCTCGCTGGCGGTGCTGTGCTCCTCGGCCCACTTCGGGGGTGAGGCACCCTGGCGGGAGCGGGCCGAACGGGTGCGCCGGGAGGGCCTGGGGTGGCTGGTGGAGAGCGCCGACGCGCGCTGGTTCACGGCCGGGTACTCCGATCCGCGGCTGGTACGGGACCACCGTGCGGCCGACCCGGAGGCGTACGCCGCCTGCTGTGACGCGCTCGCCGCCTTCGACCTGCGCGACCGGCTCGCCGGCATCACCGTGCCCACCCTCGCCGTGGCGGGCCGGGAGGACCCCGCGACCCCGCCGGCACACCTGCGGGAGATCGCCGACGCGGTGCCCGCCGCGACGCTGGTGGAGCTGCCCCGGGCCTCCCATCTGGCTCCGGCCCAGTGCCCGCGTGCCGTGCTCACCGCGCTGCGCACCCAGCTCGACGGGCCGCCCGCGAGCGGGATGTTTGTACGCCGGGAGGTGCTGGGCGACGCCCATGTGGACCGGGCACAGGCCCGCCAGACCCCGTTCACGGCCCGCTTCCAGGACTTCATCTCCCGCTACGCCTGGGGGGAGATCTGGACCGATCCGACACTGTCCCGCCGTGAACGCAGCATGGTCACCCTGACGGCGCTGGTCGCCCACGGTCACCACGACGAACTCGCCCTGCACGTCCGGGCGGCGCGCCGCAACGGGCTGACGCCGGACGAGATCGGCGCGGTGCTGCTGCAGAGCGCGGTGTACTGCGGGGTGCCGGCCGCCAACTCGGCCTTCGCGGTGGCCCAGCGGGTGCTGGCCGAGGAGGAGCGGGGCGAGGGCTGA
- a CDS encoding AAA family ATPase, producing MTEGRPAAAASASLWEREAEIDTVAQALDLLCADQSSAGGLLVFRGEAGLGKTALLAETRRIAERRGCTVWTARGAETLRSVPFNVVRQLLQPALLSLLPEEAREYLGDWYDIAGPALGIADPGEGNPDPQYVCDGLVAAVRRLARREWPLVLLVDDAHWADQETLRWLAAFAECVRDVSVLVVVARRPGEVSGDSARHLEAVAAAAARPVTNLSALTPAAIAGLTRATVGRHADDAFCREVWAVTAGNLYDTVELLAKVRDSELQPVEAGAGELRALNRSARGGGLVDRLKGLGLEATRFAWAAAILGTGITVDMVARLATMNVDIARHCAELLCSARILTAPDPDSGTEREEGELEFVHPLIATAVYNSIPPGVCTAMHGVAAQIITELGRGAVEAARHLLKVHPDDDEELVEQLREAARENLSVGAPDAARRCLERALAEPPRPEVHAHVLYELGCATLLTAPAVTIDHLQSALGTPGLDDDERVDAVVRLSQALLHNDQLEEAVRTVEAEASRHDTGPVRMRLQAFQYMWENIHGETVAPARSRGLAELARTCSGRDNAERALLILRGFDAMTHGESAAGVLELCDRALVNGRLAPGLGWTDPEWGMELLMMLGSAYAYADRLDRAESLFAEARRVYTGAGWRGGHLSLANAFLGLAYRRQGRLKDAETTLREGLVLAERVGRGLPLYWSSTCGLVDTLLARGRVEEAWAIAEEYGFGPPYPSTIVLPDVRSVRGRLLLAVGRTEEGVNELEAAEKTAASRGGHNPVLAPWSIDLAKALAGQDPARAAQLAADARRQAERFGTDTAIGEALRCAAALASGPRAVALAAQAVTYLEASPCQYEHAAARVEYGIAARSVAELERGLDLARACGADGLVAQAQQALEAGRVGQRRPVTGTDDRRS from the coding sequence ATGACGGAGGGACGGCCGGCGGCGGCCGCCTCGGCTTCCCTGTGGGAGCGGGAAGCGGAGATCGACACCGTCGCACAGGCACTCGACCTCCTGTGCGCCGACCAGTCGTCCGCGGGCGGCCTGCTCGTCTTCCGCGGCGAGGCCGGGCTCGGCAAGACGGCGCTGCTCGCGGAGACGCGTCGCATCGCCGAACGCCGTGGCTGCACGGTCTGGACGGCCCGCGGAGCGGAGACCCTGAGGTCCGTTCCGTTCAACGTGGTGCGGCAGCTGCTCCAGCCCGCGCTGCTGTCCCTCCTGCCGGAGGAGGCCCGCGAGTACCTCGGCGACTGGTACGACATCGCCGGCCCCGCCCTGGGCATAGCCGATCCAGGCGAAGGCAACCCCGATCCGCAGTACGTCTGCGACGGACTCGTCGCCGCCGTGCGCCGCCTCGCCCGCCGCGAATGGCCGCTCGTGCTGCTCGTCGACGACGCGCACTGGGCCGACCAGGAGACCCTGCGCTGGCTGGCCGCGTTCGCCGAGTGCGTGCGGGACGTCTCCGTCCTCGTCGTGGTCGCCCGCCGGCCCGGCGAGGTCAGCGGGGACAGCGCACGCCACCTCGAAGCCGTCGCCGCCGCGGCGGCCCGCCCCGTCACCAACCTCAGCGCCCTCACCCCCGCCGCCATCGCGGGACTCACCCGCGCCACCGTCGGCCGGCACGCCGACGACGCGTTCTGCCGCGAGGTCTGGGCCGTCACCGCGGGCAACCTCTACGACACCGTCGAACTCCTCGCCAAGGTGCGGGACAGCGAACTCCAGCCGGTCGAGGCCGGGGCCGGGGAGCTCCGCGCCCTGAACCGCTCCGCGCGCGGCGGCGGACTGGTCGACCGGCTCAAGGGCCTCGGCCTGGAGGCCACCCGGTTCGCCTGGGCGGCCGCCATCCTCGGCACCGGCATCACCGTCGACATGGTCGCCCGCCTCGCCACCATGAACGTCGACATCGCCCGCCACTGCGCCGAACTCCTCTGCAGCGCCCGTATCCTCACCGCGCCGGACCCCGACTCCGGGACCGAACGCGAGGAGGGCGAGCTGGAGTTCGTCCACCCGCTGATCGCCACCGCCGTCTACAACTCCATCCCGCCCGGCGTGTGCACCGCCATGCACGGCGTCGCCGCCCAGATCATCACCGAGCTCGGCCGCGGCGCCGTCGAGGCCGCCCGGCACCTGCTGAAGGTGCACCCGGACGACGACGAGGAACTCGTCGAGCAGCTGCGCGAGGCCGCCCGCGAGAACCTCTCCGTCGGCGCCCCGGACGCGGCCCGACGCTGCCTGGAGCGCGCCCTGGCGGAGCCGCCGCGCCCCGAGGTGCACGCGCACGTCCTCTACGAACTGGGCTGCGCCACCCTGCTGACCGCGCCCGCCGTCACCATCGACCACCTCCAGAGCGCGCTCGGCACGCCCGGACTCGACGACGACGAGCGGGTGGACGCCGTCGTCCGCCTCTCCCAGGCGCTGCTCCACAACGACCAGCTGGAGGAGGCCGTCCGCACGGTCGAGGCCGAGGCCTCCCGGCACGACACGGGCCCCGTCCGGATGCGGCTCCAGGCCTTCCAGTACATGTGGGAGAACATCCACGGTGAGACCGTCGCACCCGCCCGCTCCCGCGGTCTCGCCGAACTGGCCCGCACCTGCTCGGGCCGCGACAACGCCGAACGCGCCCTGCTGATCCTGCGCGGCTTCGACGCGATGACCCACGGCGAGAGCGCCGCCGGGGTCCTCGAACTGTGCGACCGGGCCCTCGTCAACGGCCGCCTCGCGCCGGGACTCGGCTGGACCGACCCCGAGTGGGGCATGGAACTGCTGATGATGCTGGGCAGCGCGTACGCCTACGCCGACCGGCTCGACCGTGCCGAGAGCCTCTTCGCGGAGGCCCGCCGGGTCTACACCGGCGCGGGCTGGCGCGGCGGCCATCTCTCCCTGGCCAACGCCTTCCTCGGACTCGCCTACCGCAGGCAGGGCCGGCTGAAGGACGCCGAGACCACCCTGCGCGAGGGCCTGGTGCTCGCCGAACGCGTCGGCCGCGGCCTGCCGCTGTACTGGTCCTCCACCTGCGGACTCGTCGACACCCTGCTGGCCCGCGGCCGGGTCGAGGAGGCCTGGGCGATCGCCGAGGAGTACGGCTTCGGGCCGCCCTACCCGTCCACGATCGTGCTGCCCGACGTCCGCTCCGTGCGCGGCAGGCTGCTGCTCGCCGTCGGCCGTACCGAGGAGGGCGTCAACGAACTGGAGGCCGCAGAGAAGACGGCGGCCTCCCGGGGCGGCCACAACCCCGTCCTCGCGCCCTGGTCCATCGACCTGGCCAAGGCCCTCGCCGGTCAGGACCCGGCCCGTGCCGCCCAGCTCGCGGCCGACGCCCGCCGCCAGGCCGAGCGGTTCGGCACGGACACCGCCATCGGCGAGGCCCTGCGCTGCGCCGCCGCTCTGGCGAGCGGACCGCGCGCGGTCGCCCTCGCCGCCCAGGCGGTCACCTACCTGGAGGCCTCACCCTGCCAGTACGAACACGCGGCGGCACGTGTCGAGTACGGCATCGCCGCGCGGTCCGTCGCGGAGCTCGAACGGGGTCTGGACCTCGCCCGGGCGTGCGGGGCGGACGGACTGGTGGCCCAGGCACAGCAGGCGCTGGAAGCGGGGCGCGTGGGACAGCGGAGGCCGGTGACGGGGACGGACGACCGGCGGTCGTGA
- a CDS encoding MFS transporter, whose translation METRPVPGSRARTRGPTVRAVAAGSVGNLVEWYEFGVYGFLATVLADRFFAPAGDGGAGALVRTYASFALAFFFRPLGAWVFGRLGDRFGRRPVLIGVVALMSGATALIGVLPTYGTVGALAPWLLTSLRIVQGLAAGGEFGGAVALLTELAPPGRRGLYGAWQSFTVALGLLAGAGVTAVTATVLTGAQLSAWGWRLPFLLALPLGLVALWLRAGPAGKPPAAERGAGPREPAVRLGWRAPALAAARVMGWSAAGYTFLVVLPSYLQLALHADMRHALFAAVPANAGFAAAILPAGLLSDRVGRRPVLLAGAVLVVVTALPLLRLLQDPGVSGTAKGWALAAAGAVVGLMAGPGPALLAEMFPKRVRWTGLGLAYALSNALFSGCAGLVVTEAVRRTGNPDVPAFYAAAACAVSAVALMGRSREEVSRSCW comes from the coding sequence GTGGAGACCAGGCCGGTTCCCGGCAGCCGCGCGAGGACGCGCGGGCCGACGGTGCGCGCGGTGGCCGCGGGGTCGGTGGGAAACCTCGTGGAGTGGTACGAGTTCGGCGTCTACGGCTTCCTGGCCACCGTGCTCGCCGACCGGTTCTTCGCTCCGGCGGGCGACGGAGGCGCCGGGGCGCTGGTGCGGACGTACGCCTCCTTCGCACTGGCGTTCTTCTTCCGGCCGCTCGGCGCGTGGGTGTTCGGCAGGCTGGGCGACCGGTTCGGGCGGCGGCCGGTGCTGATCGGGGTGGTGGCGCTGATGTCGGGCGCCACCGCGCTGATCGGCGTGCTGCCCACGTACGGCACCGTGGGAGCCCTCGCGCCCTGGCTGCTGACCTCGCTGCGGATCGTCCAGGGGCTGGCGGCGGGCGGTGAGTTCGGCGGTGCGGTGGCTCTGCTGACGGAACTCGCCCCGCCGGGCCGGCGCGGTCTGTACGGGGCGTGGCAGTCGTTCACGGTGGCGCTGGGGCTGCTCGCCGGGGCGGGGGTGACTGCGGTGACGGCGACGGTGCTCACCGGCGCGCAGTTGTCCGCGTGGGGGTGGCGGCTGCCGTTCCTGCTGGCGCTGCCGCTGGGGCTGGTGGCGCTGTGGCTGCGGGCGGGGCCGGCCGGCAAACCGCCGGCGGCGGAGCGCGGGGCGGGGCCGCGGGAGCCGGCCGTGCGGCTGGGGTGGCGGGCGCCGGCGCTGGCGGCGGCGCGGGTGATGGGCTGGTCGGCGGCCGGCTACACCTTCCTGGTGGTGCTGCCGTCGTACCTGCAGCTCGCGCTGCACGCGGACATGCGGCACGCGCTGTTCGCCGCGGTGCCGGCGAACGCCGGGTTCGCGGCGGCGATCCTCCCGGCGGGGCTGCTCAGCGACCGGGTCGGGCGGCGGCCGGTCCTGCTCGCGGGGGCCGTACTGGTGGTGGTGACGGCGCTGCCCCTGCTGCGCCTCCTCCAGGATCCGGGCGTCTCGGGCACGGCCAAGGGCTGGGCCCTGGCGGCGGCGGGCGCGGTCGTCGGGCTGATGGCGGGACCCGGGCCCGCGCTGCTGGCGGAGATGTTCCCGAAGCGGGTGCGCTGGACGGGACTCGGTCTCGCCTACGCCCTGTCGAACGCGCTGTTCTCCGGCTGCGCGGGTCTGGTGGTGACCGAGGCGGTGCGGCGGACCGGGAACCCGGACGTGCCCGCCTTCTACGCGGCGGCGGCCTGCGCGGTCAGCGCCGTCGCCCTCATGGGACGTTCCAGGGAAGAGGTGAGCCGGTCGTGCTGGTGA
- a CDS encoding anhydro-N-acetylmuramic acid kinase — protein sequence MLVIGLMSGTSYDAVDAAAAELRLDGTTLALRPLGMVSTSYDDGLRASLAAALPPAAVPLAEVCRLDTGIGRAFAAAAVRANREVCGGRAELVASHGQTVFHWAEGGRVHGTLQLGQPAWIAEATGLPVVADFRARDVAAGGQGAPLVSLVDLLWLRGRPGRPVALNIGGIANVTAPDGTAFDTGPGCALLDAAVREFSGGRLAYDADGALAARGEVDGRLLHRLLGEPYYALPAPKTTGKEVFHAGYLRSAGLLDGVRTEDVLATLTVLTARTIADAVRAVGATEVVASGGGMRNPVLAGTLRDLLAEIPVRASDELGLPAAAKEAYAFAVLGFLTAHGLPATDPRSTGARHPSVLGSLTPGTDGFRWPAPVPHPPRRLVVETLERATANGTPLGSR from the coding sequence GTGCTGGTGATCGGACTGATGTCGGGTACGTCGTACGACGCCGTCGACGCCGCGGCGGCCGAACTGCGGCTCGACGGGACCACGTTGGCGCTGCGGCCGCTGGGGATGGTGAGCACCTCCTACGACGACGGCCTGCGGGCGTCCCTCGCGGCGGCGCTGCCGCCGGCCGCCGTGCCGCTCGCGGAGGTGTGCCGGCTGGACACCGGCATCGGTCGGGCGTTCGCGGCGGCGGCCGTCCGGGCGAACCGTGAAGTGTGCGGGGGCCGGGCGGAGTTGGTGGCCTCGCACGGGCAGACGGTGTTCCACTGGGCGGAGGGCGGCCGGGTCCACGGCACGCTCCAGCTGGGACAGCCCGCCTGGATCGCGGAGGCGACCGGTCTGCCGGTGGTCGCCGACTTCCGGGCGCGGGACGTGGCGGCGGGCGGCCAGGGGGCGCCGCTGGTGAGTCTGGTGGACCTGCTGTGGCTGCGGGGCAGACCGGGCCGGCCCGTGGCACTGAACATCGGCGGCATCGCCAATGTGACGGCCCCCGACGGGACGGCCTTCGACACCGGACCGGGCTGCGCGCTGCTGGACGCGGCGGTCCGGGAGTTCAGCGGGGGGCGCCTCGCGTACGACGCGGACGGGGCGCTGGCCGCGCGCGGCGAGGTGGACGGGCGGTTGCTGCACCGGCTGCTCGGGGAGCCGTACTACGCGCTGCCGGCGCCGAAGACGACCGGCAAGGAGGTGTTCCACGCCGGGTACCTGCGGTCGGCCGGGCTGCTGGACGGTGTGCGTACCGAGGACGTGCTGGCGACTCTCACGGTGCTGACGGCACGGACGATCGCGGACGCGGTACGGGCCGTCGGCGCCACCGAGGTCGTCGCGTCGGGCGGCGGCATGCGCAATCCCGTACTGGCCGGGACGCTCCGGGACCTGCTCGCGGAGATCCCGGTGCGCGCCTCGGACGAGCTGGGGCTGCCGGCCGCGGCGAAGGAGGCGTACGCCTTCGCGGTCCTGGGCTTCCTGACCGCGCACGGCCTGCCGGCCACGGACCCCCGCAGCACGGGCGCCCGCCACCCCAGCGTGCTCGGCTCCCTGACCCCGGGCACCGACGGCTTCCGCTGGCCGGCGCCCGTTCCGCACCCACCGCGACGGCTGGTGGTCGAGACCCTGGAACGGGCTACGGCGAACGGCACCCCGCTCGGGAGCCGGTGA
- a CDS encoding DUF2510 domain-containing protein, protein MTQVTPPGWYPDPGQTNDGPPTERWWDGKAWTDQIRPAGTAAAWGPPPHQTYPAGAPSAPAGYAAYPGHPGYPGYPAQPATGSRRGLRTGIAVAAAVAVLTCIGVGVYALTKGDDGGDRAGSQQGQSGGQDGGRGGPFGGSGGGSGGSGGSGGSGGSGGPGGESPSPGGTAVPKVQGGGTVPDPVNGISMPVPKGWTGSTISAGVQVTSDNSYKCPGNSAQTCTAGGAYSAPAVALGINAGTPEKAAKADIAANAKQSYGGTTYGSITSHKVLASEAVTVAGQKGYLVRWKAVTSKGADGYVESVAFPSPNDAKQIVVVRFGVDVGQKVSVIDEILGGIKVSSGGGSGQNV, encoded by the coding sequence ATGACGCAGGTGACTCCTCCCGGGTGGTACCCCGACCCCGGGCAGACGAATGACGGTCCGCCCACCGAGCGCTGGTGGGACGGCAAGGCCTGGACGGACCAGATCCGCCCCGCCGGGACGGCCGCCGCCTGGGGTCCCCCTCCGCACCAGACCTACCCGGCCGGCGCGCCGTCGGCGCCCGCGGGGTACGCCGCGTACCCGGGGCATCCCGGGTATCCGGGGTATCCCGCCCAGCCGGCGACCGGGTCGCGGCGCGGTCTGCGCACCGGCATAGCCGTCGCGGCGGCGGTCGCGGTCCTGACGTGCATAGGTGTCGGCGTGTACGCCCTCACCAAGGGCGACGACGGCGGTGACCGCGCCGGGTCCCAGCAGGGACAGTCGGGCGGGCAGGACGGCGGCCGGGGCGGGCCGTTCGGCGGGTCCGGCGGCGGCTCGGGCGGCTCCGGCGGCTCGGGCGGCTCCGGGGGTTCCGGTGGCCCGGGTGGCGAGTCGCCCTCGCCGGGCGGAACCGCGGTGCCCAAGGTCCAGGGCGGCGGCACGGTGCCCGACCCGGTGAACGGCATCAGCATGCCGGTGCCCAAGGGCTGGACCGGGTCGACGATCAGCGCCGGTGTGCAGGTGACCTCCGACAACTCCTACAAGTGCCCGGGCAACAGCGCCCAGACCTGCACCGCGGGCGGCGCCTACAGCGCGCCGGCGGTGGCGCTGGGGATCAACGCCGGCACCCCGGAGAAGGCCGCCAAGGCGGACATCGCCGCCAACGCCAAGCAGTCCTACGGCGGCACCACGTACGGCAGCATCACCTCGCACAAGGTGCTGGCGTCCGAGGCCGTGACCGTGGCCGGGCAGAAGGGCTACCTGGTGCGCTGGAAGGCGGTCACCAGCAAGGGCGCGGACGGCTACGTCGAGTCGGTCGCCTTCCCCTCCCCCAACGACGCCAAGCAGATCGTGGTCGTGCGGTTCGGCGTGGACGTCGGCCAGAAGGTGTCCGTGATCGACGAGATCCTCGGCGGCATCAAGGTCTCGTCCGGCGGCGGGAGCGGCCAGAACGTCTGA
- a CDS encoding TetR/AcrR family transcriptional regulator — MTSQAADGPETVNASRRSKLTPEREREFFDAVLEQIRECGYDSVTMEGVAASTRCSKSTLYRQWKTKPQFVAAALRASRRVRFAGIDTGSLAEDLRQAARAAGDWSGKDARLMQALGHAVTADQELAQALREALVYPEIAALREILDRGVARGEVSAANLALEYIPAMMFGVLRVRPVLSGQYADADYLVRFVEATVLPALGLT, encoded by the coding sequence ATGACGTCGCAGGCCGCGGACGGACCGGAGACGGTCAACGCCTCGCGCCGCTCCAAACTCACGCCCGAGCGTGAGCGGGAGTTCTTCGACGCCGTGCTGGAGCAGATCCGTGAGTGCGGCTACGACTCCGTGACCATGGAGGGTGTGGCCGCCAGCACCCGCTGCAGCAAGTCCACGCTCTACCGGCAGTGGAAGACCAAGCCCCAGTTCGTCGCGGCGGCGCTGCGCGCCAGCCGCCGGGTGCGTTTCGCCGGCATCGACACCGGCTCGCTCGCCGAGGACCTGCGCCAGGCCGCGCGCGCCGCGGGCGACTGGTCCGGCAAGGACGCCCGGCTGATGCAGGCGCTCGGGCATGCCGTGACGGCGGACCAGGAACTGGCGCAGGCGCTGCGCGAGGCGCTCGTCTACCCCGAGATCGCCGCGCTCCGGGAGATCCTCGACCGGGGCGTGGCCAGGGGCGAGGTCTCCGCCGCCAACCTCGCGCTGGAGTACATCCCCGCCATGATGTTCGGCGTGCTGCGCGTCCGGCCGGTGCTCAGCGGTCAGTACGCCGACGCCGACTACCTCGTCCGGTTCGTGGAGGCCACGGTGCTGCCCGCGCTCGGACTGACCTGA
- a CDS encoding phosphatase PAP2 family protein: MNARTEPAEAQAEPDATTRPALIREFLLVAGLFLVYKLGRQLATGHTREAFRNARDVWDLERSAHLPDETSVQSALLDGDGLVHLANTYYATVHFPATLAFLVWLYLRRPAHYLWARRVLAAVTTAALVLPFTFPLAPPRMLTGTGLVDTARIYGPSVYGPPSSDHLSNQFAAMPSLHFGWALMVAVGLIAATRSRWRWLWLLHPLLTLLVIVGTANHYWLDAIVATAMLGLALAVIHPPRRTATTAGRGTDRLAPSTSVLVGAGR, translated from the coding sequence ATGAATGCCCGAACCGAGCCTGCAGAGGCCCAAGCGGAGCCGGACGCCACCACACGCCCGGCACTGATACGTGAGTTTCTGCTGGTGGCGGGGCTCTTCCTCGTCTACAAGCTCGGACGGCAGCTGGCCACCGGCCATACCCGCGAAGCCTTCCGCAACGCGCGTGACGTGTGGGACCTCGAACGGTCGGCGCACCTCCCGGACGAGACGTCCGTACAGTCCGCACTGCTGGACGGCGACGGCCTCGTCCACCTGGCGAACACCTACTACGCGACCGTCCACTTCCCGGCCACGCTGGCCTTCCTGGTCTGGCTCTACCTCAGGCGGCCCGCGCACTACCTATGGGCGCGCCGGGTCCTCGCGGCGGTCACCACGGCCGCCCTGGTGCTGCCGTTCACCTTCCCGCTGGCCCCGCCGCGGATGCTGACCGGCACCGGCCTCGTGGACACCGCCCGGATCTACGGCCCGTCCGTGTACGGCCCGCCGTCCAGCGACCATCTCTCCAACCAGTTCGCGGCGATGCCCTCGCTGCACTTCGGCTGGGCGCTGATGGTGGCGGTCGGCCTGATCGCGGCCACCCGGTCCCGGTGGCGGTGGCTGTGGCTGCTGCACCCCCTGCTCACCCTGCTGGTGATCGTGGGCACCGCGAACCACTACTGGCTCGACGCGATCGTCGCGACGGCGATGCTCGGCCTCGCCCTCGCGGTGATCCACCCGCCCCGGCGGACGGCCACCACGGCCGGGCGCGGCACGGACCGGCTCGCCCCCAGCACCTCCGTCCTGGTCGGAGCGGGCCGATGA